From a single Dendropsophus ebraccatus isolate aDenEbr1 chromosome 8, aDenEbr1.pat, whole genome shotgun sequence genomic region:
- the KIF2C gene encoding kinesin-like protein KIF2C isoform X3, translating into MEQLLGRLVNGQVIKIMRSNGKVHDANITIINLDRGTVHVEWKEADACKGKEITLSDVVSVNPELLEAAYDPPSVKENMPPQRNSVKENMATQNQKRKTISRIPAPKEVTTQNTIVAENGAQTVPRALSTRMTAIPETHLADHMMEVETMSQPTPAGPRTRSTKLGNISEHRLLPRVTETADDSTSNGRNSQARRKSNIVKEMEKMKSKREEKRTQNSELRTKRAQEYDTSVPNWEFGKMIKEFRATLECHRMSMTDVAQEHRICVCVRKRPLNKQELNKKEIDIISVPSKNVVLVHEPKLKVDLTKYLENQAFRFDYTFDESASNDMVYRFTARPLVQSIFEGGKATCFAYGQTGSGKTHTMGGDFLGKSQNVTKGIYAFASRDVFVLLSQPRYQDLDLEVYVTFFEIYNGKVFDLLNKKAKLRVLEDAKQEVQVVGLVEKEVTCAEDVFKMIEIGSACRTSGQTFANSSSSRSHACLQIILRRRGRLHGKFSLVDLAGNERGVDTASADRTTRMEGAEINRSLLALKECIRALGQNKAHTPFRESKLTQILRDSFIGENSRTCMIAMLSPGFNSCEYTLNTLRYADRVKELSPHAAEGSDNQRMETENGDETQSSLEESECQDDMMLKDEELSSHMNSFQAAMSRIGELEEKAVEELRDLVQKGLEWSNLLEMTEQPDYDMESFVSQVKLLVQESSKHLIALSESASSLHLAMQMEEQASKQICKKRKPNK; encoded by the exons ATGGAGCAGCTGTTGGGCAGACTGGTGAACGGGCAGGTCATTAAGATCATGCGGAGTAACG GGAAGGTTCACGATGCAAACATCACAATCATTAACCTGGACCGTGGAACCGTACACGTGGAATGGAAGGAAGCTGACGCATGTAAAGGAAAGGAG ATCACATTGTCAGATGTTGTAAGCGTGAACCCCGAGTTACTGGAAGCTGCTTATGACCCCCCAAGTGTGAAGGAGAACATGCCCCCACAGAGGAACAGTGTGAAGGAGAACATGGCCACCCAG aatcaaaaaagaaaaacaatctcTAGGATTCCTGCACCCAAGGAAG TGACGACACAGAATACGATTGTGGCCGAGAacggagcacagacag TACCCCGTGCACTTTCCACCAGGATGACCGCTATCCCTGAGACTCATCTGGCTGACCATATGATGGAGGTGGAGACTATGTCACAGCCCACTCCTG CAGGTCCAAGAACACGATCGACCAAACTTGGCAACATCAGTGAGCACCGTCTTCTACCACGAGTGACCGAGACTGCTGATGACTCTACCTCTAATGGAAGGAACAGTCAAG CAAGGAGAAAATCAAATATAGTGAAGGAAATGGAAAAGATGAAAAGTAAACGGGAGGAGAAGCGCACCCAAAACTCCGAACTGAGGACCAAGCGAGCACAG GAGTATGACACCAGCGTGCCAAACTGGGAATTCGGAAAAATGATCAAGGAATTCAGAGCCACTCTAGAATGTCACAGAATGAGCATGACCGATGTG GCTCAAGAACATCGTATCTGTGTTTGTGTCAGAAAGCGTCCTCTAAACAAACAAG AACTGAACAAGAAGGAAATTGATATTATTTCGGTCCCCAGTAAGAATGTGGTCCTGGTGCACGAGCCTAAGTTGAAGGTGGATCTGACCAAGTATCTGGAGAACCAGGCGTTCCGCTTCGATTACACATTTGATGAGAGCGCGTCTAATGACATGGTGTACAG GTTTACAGCCAGACCTCTGGTCCAGTCTATATTCGAAGGAGGGAAAGCCACATGTTTTGCTTATGGACAAACTGGGAGCGGTAAGACGCAT ACAATGGGAGGCGACTTCTTAGGGAAAAGTCAGAATGTTACTAAGGGTATCTACGCATTTGCAT CACGAGATGTCTTCGTCCTTCTCTCTCAGCCGCGATACCAGGATTTGGACCTGGAGGTGTATGTGACTTTCTTTGAGATCTACAATGGAAAG GTATTTGATCTTTTGAATAAGAAAGCGAAGCTCCGAGTCTTGGAAGATGCTAAGCAGGAGGTGCAGGTGGTGGGGCTGGTGGAAAAGGAGGTCACCTGTGCAGAAGATGTCTTTAAAATGATAGAAATTGGCAGTGCCTGCAG AACTTCAGGTCAGACCTTTGCAAACAGCAGCTCCTCCCGCTCCCACGCCTGTCTACAGATCATCCTGCGTCGGAGGGGAAGGCTGCATGGCAAGTTCTCCCTGGTGGATCTGGCTGGGAATGAACGAGGCGTTGACACAGCCAGTGCTGACCGCACCACCCGCATGGAAGGAGCAGAGATCAACCGCAGCCTACTGGCCTTAAAG GAATGTATCCGAGCTTTGGGACAGAATAAAGCTCACACCCCGTTCCGAGAGAGTAAACTCACCCAGATCCTGCGAGATTCCTTTATAGGGGAGAATTCTCGAACCTGCATG ATTGCAATGCTTTCCCCTGGGTTTAACTCCTGCGAGTACACCCTGAACACTCTACGATACGCAGACAG AGTAAAAGAGCTGAGTCCTCACGCTGCAGAAGGTTCTGATAACCAGCGGATGGAAACAGAGAATGGGGACGAGACTCAGTCCAGTCTGGAGGAGTCAGAGTGCCAGGATGAT ATGATGCTGAAGGATGAAGAACTTTCTTCCCACATGAACAGTTTCCAGGCTGCAATGAGTCGTATTGGAGAACTGGAAGAGAAGGCGGTGGAGGAGCTTAGGGACCTAGTACAG AAAGGCCTAGAGTGGTCCAACCTGCTGGAGATGACTGAGCAGCCGGATTATGACATGGAGAGTTTTGTGTCACAAGTGAAGCTTCTCGTCCAGGAAAGCTCCAAACATCTTATTGCTCTTAGTG AGAGTGCGTCATCCCTGCACTTAGCGATGCAGATGGAGGAGCAGGCCAGCAAGCAGATCTGTAAAAAGAGGAAACCTAATAAATGA
- the KIF2C gene encoding kinesin-like protein KIF2C isoform X2 has translation MQCCITCVLLIVDQSQRLLTDTGSYGKVHDANITIINLDRGTVHVEWKEADACKGKEITLSDVVSVNPELLEAAYDPPSVKENMPPQRNSVKENMATQNQKRKTISRIPAPKEVTTQNTIVAENGAQTVPRALSTRMTAIPETHLADHMMEVETMSQPTPGPRTRSTKLGNISEHRLLPRVTETADDSTSNGRNSQARRKSNIVKEMEKMKSKREEKRTQNSELRTKRAQEYDTSVPNWEFGKMIKEFRATLECHRMSMTDVAQEHRICVCVRKRPLNKQELNKKEIDIISVPSKNVVLVHEPKLKVDLTKYLENQAFRFDYTFDESASNDMVYRFTARPLVQSIFEGGKATCFAYGQTGSGKTHTMGGDFLGKSQNVTKGIYAFASRDVFVLLSQPRYQDLDLEVYVTFFEIYNGKVFDLLNKKAKLRVLEDAKQEVQVVGLVEKEVTCAEDVFKMIEIGSACRTSGQTFANSSSSRSHACLQIILRRRGRLHGKFSLVDLAGNERGVDTASADRTTRMEGAEINRSLLALKECIRALGQNKAHTPFRESKLTQILRDSFIGENSRTCMIAMLSPGFNSCEYTLNTLRYADRVKELSPHAAEGSDNQRMETENGDETQSSLEESECQDDMMLKDEELSSHMNSFQAAMSRIGELEEKAVEELRDLVQKGLEWSNLLEMTEQPDYDMESFVSQVKLLVQESSKHLIALSESASSLHLAMQMEEQASKQICKKRKPNK, from the exons ATGCAGTGCTGTATTACCTGTGTTCTGCTGATAGTGGATCAGAGCCAGAGGTTACTAACAGACACCGGCAGCTATG GGAAGGTTCACGATGCAAACATCACAATCATTAACCTGGACCGTGGAACCGTACACGTGGAATGGAAGGAAGCTGACGCATGTAAAGGAAAGGAG ATCACATTGTCAGATGTTGTAAGCGTGAACCCCGAGTTACTGGAAGCTGCTTATGACCCCCCAAGTGTGAAGGAGAACATGCCCCCACAGAGGAACAGTGTGAAGGAGAACATGGCCACCCAG aatcaaaaaagaaaaacaatctcTAGGATTCCTGCACCCAAGGAAG TGACGACACAGAATACGATTGTGGCCGAGAacggagcacagacag TACCCCGTGCACTTTCCACCAGGATGACCGCTATCCCTGAGACTCATCTGGCTGACCATATGATGGAGGTGGAGACTATGTCACAGCCCACTCCTG GTCCAAGAACACGATCGACCAAACTTGGCAACATCAGTGAGCACCGTCTTCTACCACGAGTGACCGAGACTGCTGATGACTCTACCTCTAATGGAAGGAACAGTCAAG CAAGGAGAAAATCAAATATAGTGAAGGAAATGGAAAAGATGAAAAGTAAACGGGAGGAGAAGCGCACCCAAAACTCCGAACTGAGGACCAAGCGAGCACAG GAGTATGACACCAGCGTGCCAAACTGGGAATTCGGAAAAATGATCAAGGAATTCAGAGCCACTCTAGAATGTCACAGAATGAGCATGACCGATGTG GCTCAAGAACATCGTATCTGTGTTTGTGTCAGAAAGCGTCCTCTAAACAAACAAG AACTGAACAAGAAGGAAATTGATATTATTTCGGTCCCCAGTAAGAATGTGGTCCTGGTGCACGAGCCTAAGTTGAAGGTGGATCTGACCAAGTATCTGGAGAACCAGGCGTTCCGCTTCGATTACACATTTGATGAGAGCGCGTCTAATGACATGGTGTACAG GTTTACAGCCAGACCTCTGGTCCAGTCTATATTCGAAGGAGGGAAAGCCACATGTTTTGCTTATGGACAAACTGGGAGCGGTAAGACGCAT ACAATGGGAGGCGACTTCTTAGGGAAAAGTCAGAATGTTACTAAGGGTATCTACGCATTTGCAT CACGAGATGTCTTCGTCCTTCTCTCTCAGCCGCGATACCAGGATTTGGACCTGGAGGTGTATGTGACTTTCTTTGAGATCTACAATGGAAAG GTATTTGATCTTTTGAATAAGAAAGCGAAGCTCCGAGTCTTGGAAGATGCTAAGCAGGAGGTGCAGGTGGTGGGGCTGGTGGAAAAGGAGGTCACCTGTGCAGAAGATGTCTTTAAAATGATAGAAATTGGCAGTGCCTGCAG AACTTCAGGTCAGACCTTTGCAAACAGCAGCTCCTCCCGCTCCCACGCCTGTCTACAGATCATCCTGCGTCGGAGGGGAAGGCTGCATGGCAAGTTCTCCCTGGTGGATCTGGCTGGGAATGAACGAGGCGTTGACACAGCCAGTGCTGACCGCACCACCCGCATGGAAGGAGCAGAGATCAACCGCAGCCTACTGGCCTTAAAG GAATGTATCCGAGCTTTGGGACAGAATAAAGCTCACACCCCGTTCCGAGAGAGTAAACTCACCCAGATCCTGCGAGATTCCTTTATAGGGGAGAATTCTCGAACCTGCATG ATTGCAATGCTTTCCCCTGGGTTTAACTCCTGCGAGTACACCCTGAACACTCTACGATACGCAGACAG AGTAAAAGAGCTGAGTCCTCACGCTGCAGAAGGTTCTGATAACCAGCGGATGGAAACAGAGAATGGGGACGAGACTCAGTCCAGTCTGGAGGAGTCAGAGTGCCAGGATGAT ATGATGCTGAAGGATGAAGAACTTTCTTCCCACATGAACAGTTTCCAGGCTGCAATGAGTCGTATTGGAGAACTGGAAGAGAAGGCGGTGGAGGAGCTTAGGGACCTAGTACAG AAAGGCCTAGAGTGGTCCAACCTGCTGGAGATGACTGAGCAGCCGGATTATGACATGGAGAGTTTTGTGTCACAAGTGAAGCTTCTCGTCCAGGAAAGCTCCAAACATCTTATTGCTCTTAGTG AGAGTGCGTCATCCCTGCACTTAGCGATGCAGATGGAGGAGCAGGCCAGCAAGCAGATCTGTAAAAAGAGGAAACCTAATAAATGA
- the KIF2C gene encoding kinesin-like protein KIF2C isoform X1 — MQCCITCVLLIVDQSQRLLTDTGSYGKVHDANITIINLDRGTVHVEWKEADACKGKEITLSDVVSVNPELLEAAYDPPSVKENMPPQRNSVKENMATQNQKRKTISRIPAPKEVTTQNTIVAENGAQTVPRALSTRMTAIPETHLADHMMEVETMSQPTPAGPRTRSTKLGNISEHRLLPRVTETADDSTSNGRNSQARRKSNIVKEMEKMKSKREEKRTQNSELRTKRAQEYDTSVPNWEFGKMIKEFRATLECHRMSMTDVAQEHRICVCVRKRPLNKQELNKKEIDIISVPSKNVVLVHEPKLKVDLTKYLENQAFRFDYTFDESASNDMVYRFTARPLVQSIFEGGKATCFAYGQTGSGKTHTMGGDFLGKSQNVTKGIYAFASRDVFVLLSQPRYQDLDLEVYVTFFEIYNGKVFDLLNKKAKLRVLEDAKQEVQVVGLVEKEVTCAEDVFKMIEIGSACRTSGQTFANSSSSRSHACLQIILRRRGRLHGKFSLVDLAGNERGVDTASADRTTRMEGAEINRSLLALKECIRALGQNKAHTPFRESKLTQILRDSFIGENSRTCMIAMLSPGFNSCEYTLNTLRYADRVKELSPHAAEGSDNQRMETENGDETQSSLEESECQDDMMLKDEELSSHMNSFQAAMSRIGELEEKAVEELRDLVQKGLEWSNLLEMTEQPDYDMESFVSQVKLLVQESSKHLIALSESASSLHLAMQMEEQASKQICKKRKPNK; from the exons ATGCAGTGCTGTATTACCTGTGTTCTGCTGATAGTGGATCAGAGCCAGAGGTTACTAACAGACACCGGCAGCTATG GGAAGGTTCACGATGCAAACATCACAATCATTAACCTGGACCGTGGAACCGTACACGTGGAATGGAAGGAAGCTGACGCATGTAAAGGAAAGGAG ATCACATTGTCAGATGTTGTAAGCGTGAACCCCGAGTTACTGGAAGCTGCTTATGACCCCCCAAGTGTGAAGGAGAACATGCCCCCACAGAGGAACAGTGTGAAGGAGAACATGGCCACCCAG aatcaaaaaagaaaaacaatctcTAGGATTCCTGCACCCAAGGAAG TGACGACACAGAATACGATTGTGGCCGAGAacggagcacagacag TACCCCGTGCACTTTCCACCAGGATGACCGCTATCCCTGAGACTCATCTGGCTGACCATATGATGGAGGTGGAGACTATGTCACAGCCCACTCCTG CAGGTCCAAGAACACGATCGACCAAACTTGGCAACATCAGTGAGCACCGTCTTCTACCACGAGTGACCGAGACTGCTGATGACTCTACCTCTAATGGAAGGAACAGTCAAG CAAGGAGAAAATCAAATATAGTGAAGGAAATGGAAAAGATGAAAAGTAAACGGGAGGAGAAGCGCACCCAAAACTCCGAACTGAGGACCAAGCGAGCACAG GAGTATGACACCAGCGTGCCAAACTGGGAATTCGGAAAAATGATCAAGGAATTCAGAGCCACTCTAGAATGTCACAGAATGAGCATGACCGATGTG GCTCAAGAACATCGTATCTGTGTTTGTGTCAGAAAGCGTCCTCTAAACAAACAAG AACTGAACAAGAAGGAAATTGATATTATTTCGGTCCCCAGTAAGAATGTGGTCCTGGTGCACGAGCCTAAGTTGAAGGTGGATCTGACCAAGTATCTGGAGAACCAGGCGTTCCGCTTCGATTACACATTTGATGAGAGCGCGTCTAATGACATGGTGTACAG GTTTACAGCCAGACCTCTGGTCCAGTCTATATTCGAAGGAGGGAAAGCCACATGTTTTGCTTATGGACAAACTGGGAGCGGTAAGACGCAT ACAATGGGAGGCGACTTCTTAGGGAAAAGTCAGAATGTTACTAAGGGTATCTACGCATTTGCAT CACGAGATGTCTTCGTCCTTCTCTCTCAGCCGCGATACCAGGATTTGGACCTGGAGGTGTATGTGACTTTCTTTGAGATCTACAATGGAAAG GTATTTGATCTTTTGAATAAGAAAGCGAAGCTCCGAGTCTTGGAAGATGCTAAGCAGGAGGTGCAGGTGGTGGGGCTGGTGGAAAAGGAGGTCACCTGTGCAGAAGATGTCTTTAAAATGATAGAAATTGGCAGTGCCTGCAG AACTTCAGGTCAGACCTTTGCAAACAGCAGCTCCTCCCGCTCCCACGCCTGTCTACAGATCATCCTGCGTCGGAGGGGAAGGCTGCATGGCAAGTTCTCCCTGGTGGATCTGGCTGGGAATGAACGAGGCGTTGACACAGCCAGTGCTGACCGCACCACCCGCATGGAAGGAGCAGAGATCAACCGCAGCCTACTGGCCTTAAAG GAATGTATCCGAGCTTTGGGACAGAATAAAGCTCACACCCCGTTCCGAGAGAGTAAACTCACCCAGATCCTGCGAGATTCCTTTATAGGGGAGAATTCTCGAACCTGCATG ATTGCAATGCTTTCCCCTGGGTTTAACTCCTGCGAGTACACCCTGAACACTCTACGATACGCAGACAG AGTAAAAGAGCTGAGTCCTCACGCTGCAGAAGGTTCTGATAACCAGCGGATGGAAACAGAGAATGGGGACGAGACTCAGTCCAGTCTGGAGGAGTCAGAGTGCCAGGATGAT ATGATGCTGAAGGATGAAGAACTTTCTTCCCACATGAACAGTTTCCAGGCTGCAATGAGTCGTATTGGAGAACTGGAAGAGAAGGCGGTGGAGGAGCTTAGGGACCTAGTACAG AAAGGCCTAGAGTGGTCCAACCTGCTGGAGATGACTGAGCAGCCGGATTATGACATGGAGAGTTTTGTGTCACAAGTGAAGCTTCTCGTCCAGGAAAGCTCCAAACATCTTATTGCTCTTAGTG AGAGTGCGTCATCCCTGCACTTAGCGATGCAGATGGAGGAGCAGGCCAGCAAGCAGATCTGTAAAAAGAGGAAACCTAATAAATGA
- the KIF2C gene encoding kinesin-like protein KIF2C isoform X4: MQCCITCVLLIVDQSQRLLTDTGSYGKVHDANITIINLDRGTVHVEWKEADACKGKEITLSDVVSVNPELLEAAYDPPSVKENMPPQRNSVKENMATQNQKRKTISRIPAPKEVPRALSTRMTAIPETHLADHMMEVETMSQPTPAGPRTRSTKLGNISEHRLLPRVTETADDSTSNGRNSQARRKSNIVKEMEKMKSKREEKRTQNSELRTKRAQEYDTSVPNWEFGKMIKEFRATLECHRMSMTDVAQEHRICVCVRKRPLNKQELNKKEIDIISVPSKNVVLVHEPKLKVDLTKYLENQAFRFDYTFDESASNDMVYRFTARPLVQSIFEGGKATCFAYGQTGSGKTHTMGGDFLGKSQNVTKGIYAFASRDVFVLLSQPRYQDLDLEVYVTFFEIYNGKVFDLLNKKAKLRVLEDAKQEVQVVGLVEKEVTCAEDVFKMIEIGSACRTSGQTFANSSSSRSHACLQIILRRRGRLHGKFSLVDLAGNERGVDTASADRTTRMEGAEINRSLLALKECIRALGQNKAHTPFRESKLTQILRDSFIGENSRTCMIAMLSPGFNSCEYTLNTLRYADRVKELSPHAAEGSDNQRMETENGDETQSSLEESECQDDMMLKDEELSSHMNSFQAAMSRIGELEEKAVEELRDLVQKGLEWSNLLEMTEQPDYDMESFVSQVKLLVQESSKHLIALSESASSLHLAMQMEEQASKQICKKRKPNK; the protein is encoded by the exons ATGCAGTGCTGTATTACCTGTGTTCTGCTGATAGTGGATCAGAGCCAGAGGTTACTAACAGACACCGGCAGCTATG GGAAGGTTCACGATGCAAACATCACAATCATTAACCTGGACCGTGGAACCGTACACGTGGAATGGAAGGAAGCTGACGCATGTAAAGGAAAGGAG ATCACATTGTCAGATGTTGTAAGCGTGAACCCCGAGTTACTGGAAGCTGCTTATGACCCCCCAAGTGTGAAGGAGAACATGCCCCCACAGAGGAACAGTGTGAAGGAGAACATGGCCACCCAG aatcaaaaaagaaaaacaatctcTAGGATTCCTGCACCCAAGGAAG TACCCCGTGCACTTTCCACCAGGATGACCGCTATCCCTGAGACTCATCTGGCTGACCATATGATGGAGGTGGAGACTATGTCACAGCCCACTCCTG CAGGTCCAAGAACACGATCGACCAAACTTGGCAACATCAGTGAGCACCGTCTTCTACCACGAGTGACCGAGACTGCTGATGACTCTACCTCTAATGGAAGGAACAGTCAAG CAAGGAGAAAATCAAATATAGTGAAGGAAATGGAAAAGATGAAAAGTAAACGGGAGGAGAAGCGCACCCAAAACTCCGAACTGAGGACCAAGCGAGCACAG GAGTATGACACCAGCGTGCCAAACTGGGAATTCGGAAAAATGATCAAGGAATTCAGAGCCACTCTAGAATGTCACAGAATGAGCATGACCGATGTG GCTCAAGAACATCGTATCTGTGTTTGTGTCAGAAAGCGTCCTCTAAACAAACAAG AACTGAACAAGAAGGAAATTGATATTATTTCGGTCCCCAGTAAGAATGTGGTCCTGGTGCACGAGCCTAAGTTGAAGGTGGATCTGACCAAGTATCTGGAGAACCAGGCGTTCCGCTTCGATTACACATTTGATGAGAGCGCGTCTAATGACATGGTGTACAG GTTTACAGCCAGACCTCTGGTCCAGTCTATATTCGAAGGAGGGAAAGCCACATGTTTTGCTTATGGACAAACTGGGAGCGGTAAGACGCAT ACAATGGGAGGCGACTTCTTAGGGAAAAGTCAGAATGTTACTAAGGGTATCTACGCATTTGCAT CACGAGATGTCTTCGTCCTTCTCTCTCAGCCGCGATACCAGGATTTGGACCTGGAGGTGTATGTGACTTTCTTTGAGATCTACAATGGAAAG GTATTTGATCTTTTGAATAAGAAAGCGAAGCTCCGAGTCTTGGAAGATGCTAAGCAGGAGGTGCAGGTGGTGGGGCTGGTGGAAAAGGAGGTCACCTGTGCAGAAGATGTCTTTAAAATGATAGAAATTGGCAGTGCCTGCAG AACTTCAGGTCAGACCTTTGCAAACAGCAGCTCCTCCCGCTCCCACGCCTGTCTACAGATCATCCTGCGTCGGAGGGGAAGGCTGCATGGCAAGTTCTCCCTGGTGGATCTGGCTGGGAATGAACGAGGCGTTGACACAGCCAGTGCTGACCGCACCACCCGCATGGAAGGAGCAGAGATCAACCGCAGCCTACTGGCCTTAAAG GAATGTATCCGAGCTTTGGGACAGAATAAAGCTCACACCCCGTTCCGAGAGAGTAAACTCACCCAGATCCTGCGAGATTCCTTTATAGGGGAGAATTCTCGAACCTGCATG ATTGCAATGCTTTCCCCTGGGTTTAACTCCTGCGAGTACACCCTGAACACTCTACGATACGCAGACAG AGTAAAAGAGCTGAGTCCTCACGCTGCAGAAGGTTCTGATAACCAGCGGATGGAAACAGAGAATGGGGACGAGACTCAGTCCAGTCTGGAGGAGTCAGAGTGCCAGGATGAT ATGATGCTGAAGGATGAAGAACTTTCTTCCCACATGAACAGTTTCCAGGCTGCAATGAGTCGTATTGGAGAACTGGAAGAGAAGGCGGTGGAGGAGCTTAGGGACCTAGTACAG AAAGGCCTAGAGTGGTCCAACCTGCTGGAGATGACTGAGCAGCCGGATTATGACATGGAGAGTTTTGTGTCACAAGTGAAGCTTCTCGTCCAGGAAAGCTCCAAACATCTTATTGCTCTTAGTG AGAGTGCGTCATCCCTGCACTTAGCGATGCAGATGGAGGAGCAGGCCAGCAAGCAGATCTGTAAAAAGAGGAAACCTAATAAATGA